TCTCAACCGCCTCAAGGCTGGCCAAGCGAATGAGGACATTTGGCAGGAGGTCCGAGAACTGCTCGCCTCGGCTTCGCCGCAAGACCTCCCGCACATCGAAGCCCAACTCCGCGAAGCGGGCCTCGAGCCGCAAGACCTGCGCCACCTCTGTTCTGCCCATCTGGAGCTCTTTGCCGGCGCGGTCGATCGGCTTCGCCAGCGGGTGCCGGCGGGCCACATGTTGGATACGCTGGTGGCTGAGCACGAGATGATTCTGGGATTCCTCGATGAGCTGGAGGCGGCCAACCGCACGATCCAGTCGATGGACCGGTTCGATCCGCAGCGGGACGAGTTCGACACGCTCCGCCACCTGGCTGAGCACCTGGTCGAGACAGAGAAGCACCATCAGCGGGAGGAGGACGTGCTGTTTCCGGAGGTCGAGGCCCACGGCCTGACCGGTCCCAGCGACGTGATGCGGCTCGAACACGAAGAAATGCGGCCGATCAATCGCGAACTGCGGGAGCTGGCCGATTCGGCTGAAAGCATCGATTTCGACTGGTTCAAGAACCGCCTCAACGCGATGACCGAGGCGCTGGTTCCGACCCTCCGCGAGCACATCGCCAAGGAGAACAACGTGCTCTACCCAGCCGCTCTCGAGGCGATCGACAGCCCCGAACGCTGGGAGCAGATGCGCCAGCGCTGCGACCAGATCGGCTATTGCTGCTTTACGCCGGCAAGCGGACGGGTCTAGGCGGGCAACGCGGGTTCAACGGGAGGTAGTTCAATGGGAACGACGGGTCTTCGAAACGCAGCGATCGTGGCGTTCGTCGCGGCGATGGCGTTCCTGCTGATCGGAGGCTATTTCGCCAAGGACAAGGTCCCGCCGATCCCGCAACAGGTGACGGCCGACGGCGAAGTGGTGACCGACCACGATCAGATCAAGACCGGCCAGGACGTCTACCAGCGTTACGCCCTGATGGACCACGGCAGCGTCT
This Phycisphaerae bacterium DNA region includes the following protein-coding sequences:
- a CDS encoding DUF438 domain-containing protein, giving the protein MNTDQTLSDILNRLKAGQANEDIWQEVRELLASASPQDLPHIEAQLREAGLEPQDLRHLCSAHLELFAGAVDRLRQRVPAGHMLDTLVAEHEMILGFLDELEAANRTIQSMDRFDPQRDEFDTLRHLAEHLVETEKHHQREEDVLFPEVEAHGLTGPSDVMRLEHEEMRPINRELRELADSAESIDFDWFKNRLNAMTEALVPTLREHIAKENNVLYPAALEAIDSPERWEQMRQRCDQIGYCCFTPASGRV